One region of Pogona vitticeps strain Pit_001003342236 chromosome 1, PviZW2.1, whole genome shotgun sequence genomic DNA includes:
- the SLC25A47 gene encoding solute carrier family 25 member 47, protein MDFIAGAIAGGVSAGMGYPLDTIKVRIQTQMNYRGIWHCIIDTYRTESVPGFYRGVSMTVVMASFISSISFGIYKNFLHNICKLRYGSGDSKPSKLDISFAGGATGAIRVLLISPAEIAKVRLQIQKEPHSASGPSHLLTSKPKYQGAVHCLRMIVKEEGFGGLYKGSLALLCRDCHSTATYFLTYSLLCEWLTPAGKDRPDLWAVLLSGGSAGVVAWGVATPMDVIKSRMQADGECQRKYSGLMHCARDSIREEGVKVLFKGIGLNSLRAFPANMVVFFTYEAVLRLGKCLLQ, encoded by the exons ATGGATTTCATTGCAGGAGCTATTGCAg GTGGTGTTAGCGCTGGAATGGGTTATCCACTGGACACAATCAAG GTGAGAATTCAGACGCAGATGAATTATCGTGGAATATGGCACTGTATCATAGACACATACAGAACAGAAAGC GTGCCAGGTTTCTACAGAGGTGTGTCAATGACAGTTGTAATGGCATCATTTATTTCGTCTATTTCGTTTGGCATCTACAAAAACTTCCTTCATAACATCTGCAAGTTACGCTACGGCTCTGGAGACAGCAAGCCATCCAAACTGGATATATCTTTTGCTGGAGGTGCTACCGGTGCCATCCGG GTTCTGCTTATATCACCTGCAGAGATAGCAAAAGTGAGACTCCAGATCCAGAAAGAGCCGCACTCCGCAAGTGGGCCATCCCATCTCTTGACCTCCAAGCCCAAGTACCAAGGGGCTGTGCATTGCTTGAGGATGATTGTGAAGGAAGAAGGCTTTGGGGGTCTGTACAAGGGGTCATTGGCCCTGCTGTGTAGGGACTGCCATTCAACTGCGACCTATTTCCTCACGTATTCTCTTCTGTGTGAATGGCTGACACCAGCTGGGAAAGACAGGCCAG ATCTGTGGGCTGTCCTTCTTTCTGGAGGCTCTGCTGGAGTAGTAGCCTGGGGTGTGGCAACGCCAATGGATGTCATTAAATCCCGGATGCAGGCTGATGGCGAGTGTCAACGTAAATACTCTGGACTGATGCACTGTGCCAGGGACAGCATAAGAGAAGAGGGTGTGAAAGTTCTCTTCAAAGGTATTGGCTTGAACTCCCTGCGTGCCTTTCCTGCGAACATGGTGGTTTTCTTTACTTACGAGGCTGTGCTTCGGCTTGGAAAATGTTTGCTGCAATAA